A genome region from Gammaproteobacteria bacterium includes the following:
- a CDS encoding enoyl-CoA hydratase/isomerase family protein → MPSIDLDYPAKGVCRITLNNPEVLNGFAFEMYDEMVNILEKIKYDTSIRVVVLTGAGRAFCSGHWVGAPGRQPWMEENLGPIQQDMYSMARIKQIPLGLRTLPQPVICALNGPAAGFGVALALVSDIVVAGTSGEFVNAFHNVGVGSEIGVSYLMSRMIGSQRTADFLFNARRVGAEEAARIGLVLKVVDDERLADEVIAYATGMMENSPLGLWLTKQALQANVAGTSYEAALDLEIRGVSMSKATEDGREKRMSKFWERSPIFTNR, encoded by the coding sequence ATGCCGAGCATCGACCTGGACTATCCCGCGAAGGGAGTCTGCCGCATCACCCTGAACAATCCCGAGGTGCTGAACGGCTTCGCGTTCGAGATGTACGACGAGATGGTCAACATTCTCGAAAAAATCAAGTACGACACTTCGATTCGTGTGGTCGTGCTCACCGGTGCTGGACGTGCCTTTTGCTCGGGTCACTGGGTCGGTGCTCCGGGGCGCCAGCCTTGGATGGAGGAGAACCTCGGCCCTATTCAGCAGGACATGTACTCGATGGCGCGCATCAAGCAGATTCCGTTGGGGCTGCGCACGCTGCCGCAACCTGTGATCTGTGCGCTCAATGGGCCGGCGGCGGGCTTCGGTGTCGCGCTTGCGCTGGTTTCCGATATCGTCGTCGCCGGCACGTCGGGCGAGTTCGTCAACGCATTTCACAACGTCGGCGTCGGCTCCGAAATCGGCGTCAGCTATTTGATGTCGCGCATGATCGGCAGTCAGCGTACTGCGGACTTTTTGTTTAACGCGCGGCGTGTGGGGGCCGAAGAAGCTGCGCGCATCGGGCTGGTGCTGAAAGTGGTGGACGACGAGCGTCTCGCCGACGAAGTGATCGCCTACGCGACCGGCATGATGGAGAACAGCCCGTTGGGGCTGTGGTTGACCAAGCAGGCCCTGCAGGCCAATGTCGCCGGAACCAGCTACGAGGCCGCCCTTGATCTCGAAATTCGCGGCGTTTCGATGTCCAAGGCCACAGAAGATGGACGCGAGAAGCGCATGTCCAAGTTCTGGGAGCGGTCTCCGATATTCACCAATCGTTGA
- a CDS encoding homogentisate 1,2-dioxygenase gives MQGFGDIYSLLYHAHPPTEVLEIEPSIPVPTLEWTCESHRHHLLDAAALAGGGNFFESRRPLFFNDDITVSIASPDQSDECFYRNALCDELVGVGKGEGELHTPFGVIRYGPGDLIVIPRGTTQFWKFDASSEQLLLVIESKSTITPPSRYLTRLGQFAFHSPISERDVRAPQFAEPRVQRGRFRIRIKTGDQLTVYHYARHPFDALGWDGYLYPYAINMREFEPVTRRIHTMPDQAQIFETNGAAICCLVPRLLDYHPKAIPAPPYHSSVDVDEIIFNMSSTFMGWKRPSLGVMTFHPRGIVHGSKPGGYEGSIGMKEFDAFALMIDAANPLKLTRYAQQCDDVSYPSVWLEEPAAAAD, from the coding sequence ATGCAAGGCTTCGGCGATATCTATTCGCTGCTCTACCATGCCCATCCACCGACGGAAGTTTTGGAGATCGAGCCTTCGATACCGGTGCCGACCCTGGAATGGACGTGTGAAAGCCATCGGCATCATCTGCTGGATGCTGCTGCGCTGGCGGGCGGAGGTAATTTCTTTGAGAGTCGCCGGCCGCTGTTCTTCAATGACGACATTACGGTGTCCATTGCATCGCCGGACCAATCGGATGAATGCTTTTATCGCAATGCGCTGTGCGATGAGTTGGTCGGCGTTGGTAAAGGTGAAGGGGAGCTGCATACACCGTTCGGTGTGATTCGATACGGCCCGGGTGATCTGATCGTCATTCCGCGTGGAACGACGCAGTTTTGGAAGTTCGACGCGTCGTCGGAGCAGCTTCTGCTAGTGATTGAATCGAAATCGACGATCACGCCGCCGTCACGGTATCTGACGCGCCTCGGCCAGTTTGCATTCCATTCGCCGATCAGCGAACGGGACGTGCGTGCCCCGCAATTCGCAGAGCCCCGTGTGCAGCGCGGGCGTTTTCGCATCCGCATCAAGACCGGTGATCAGCTGACGGTCTACCACTATGCCCGGCACCCGTTTGACGCCCTGGGTTGGGACGGATACCTCTACCCCTACGCGATCAACATGCGCGAGTTCGAGCCGGTCACGCGCCGCATTCATACGATGCCCGACCAGGCGCAAATTTTTGAAACCAATGGTGCGGCGATCTGCTGCCTGGTTCCACGCCTGCTCGATTACCACCCCAAGGCCATTCCGGCTCCGCCTTACCATTCCAGTGTCGATGTCGACGAGATCATCTTCAACATGTCGTCCACCTTCATGGGTTGGAAGCGCCCTTCGCTGGGCGTGATGACGTTCCATCCGCGCGGCATCGTGCATGGCTCCAAGCCGGGAGGCTATGAGGGTTCGATCGGCATGAAGGAGTTCGATGCATTCGCGTTGATGATTGATGCAGCCAACCCGTTGAAGCTCACGCGCTACGCGCAGCAGTGCGATGACGTTTCCTATCCGAGCGTGTGGCTCGAAGAGCCCGCAGCTGCTGCAGATTGA
- a CDS encoding alpha/beta hydrolase: MNKTKPGLMQSLQNPQGANFSLETVPEGIEYRPVGLTSEDGAISKGLFWRLRGARPKVGVHLMHPRTDQSQNYNILPLAAAGYAVLGRASRWPNNDVATIHERLLLDVAAGVKFLREQGCERVILLGNSGGSSLAAYYQAQASAPKGSRHTHTPAGDPLDLNQYDLPPADGVVIVAGHVGQGMLIGKMIDPAVVDENDPLATDPALDMYSPANGFDTQSGTGRYAPEFLERFRAAQTARVRRIDTIARQLIGQARDAAGFAASSSGDPDAERRALLASKVGWHMVVYRTTAYPAFVDLSIEPDDRIVYSYFSARPDLENHGENGFARYVTPRAWLSTWSPESSHARTIDNLARIREPLLVVHYAGDAATRISEVEAMRAACGSEDKTLEVIRGVEHYGHMLKDSTRKQRSSLGTDKVVGWMQERFPV; this comes from the coding sequence ATGAACAAGACCAAGCCGGGACTCATGCAGAGCCTGCAGAATCCGCAGGGCGCCAATTTCAGCCTCGAAACCGTGCCCGAGGGGATCGAGTACCGTCCTGTCGGATTGACGTCTGAGGATGGAGCGATTTCGAAGGGCCTGTTTTGGCGGCTCAGGGGCGCGCGCCCGAAGGTGGGGGTGCATCTCATGCATCCGCGCACGGATCAGTCGCAGAATTACAACATCCTGCCGCTGGCGGCCGCCGGTTACGCCGTGCTGGGCCGTGCCTCGCGCTGGCCCAACAATGATGTGGCGACGATACACGAGCGCCTGTTGCTTGATGTGGCGGCGGGCGTGAAGTTTCTGCGCGAGCAGGGCTGCGAGCGCGTCATTTTGCTCGGCAACAGCGGCGGCAGTTCGCTGGCGGCGTACTACCAGGCGCAGGCCTCGGCGCCGAAAGGTTCCCGCCACACGCATACGCCGGCCGGGGATCCGCTCGATCTCAATCAGTACGATCTGCCGCCCGCCGATGGCGTGGTGATTGTGGCCGGGCACGTTGGCCAGGGCATGCTGATCGGCAAGATGATCGACCCGGCGGTGGTGGACGAGAATGACCCGCTAGCTACCGATCCCGCCCTGGATATGTACAGCCCGGCGAACGGTTTCGATACCCAGTCCGGCACCGGACGCTATGCGCCGGAATTCCTGGAGCGCTTCCGCGCGGCGCAGACCGCGCGCGTGCGCCGCATCGATACCATTGCACGGCAACTCATCGGCCAAGCGCGCGACGCCGCCGGCTTTGCGGCGTCGTCGAGCGGCGACCCTGATGCCGAGCGCCGCGCGCTGCTCGCCTCCAAGGTGGGTTGGCACATGGTGGTCTACCGCACGACGGCGTACCCGGCCTTCGTCGATCTGTCGATCGAACCCGATGATCGCATCGTCTACAGCTACTTCAGCGCACGTCCTGATCTCGAAAATCACGGAGAGAACGGCTTTGCGCGTTACGTCACGCCGCGAGCCTGGTTGTCCACCTGGAGTCCCGAGTCGAGCCATGCGCGCACGATCGACAATCTGGCGCGTATTCGCGAGCCACTGCTCGTCGTCCACTACGCCGGCGATGCCGCGACGCGCATTTCGGAAGTCGAGGCGATGCGTGCGGCGTGCGGCTCCGAAGACAAGACGCTCGAAGTGATTCGTGGCGTGGAGCATTACGGCCACATGCTGAAAGACTCCACGCGCAAGCAGCGATCGTCGCTGGGCACCGACAAGGTCGTTGGCTGGATGCAGGAACGCTTCCCCGTCTGA
- a CDS encoding Asp/Glu racemase, which produces MEIEIPALLRRSPGAERFSFHSSRMAMRQVSAEELVEMDRQSLRCAAELADARADVLAYACLVAVMVQGPGAHRRIEERLAAVLRENKSNAPIVSSAGALIDTLNRLKAKRIAVVAPYMPPLTQAVIDYIQAEGITTVAARSLSEPDNFEVGCISGERVEAAVDELDLTKADVLVLSACVQMPSLGILEKVQGRSPIPVITAASCTSAALLSALGQDASVIPGGAGQAWSQ; this is translated from the coding sequence ATGGAGATCGAGATTCCGGCGCTGTTGCGCCGCTCGCCCGGCGCGGAGCGCTTCTCCTTTCATTCCAGCCGTATGGCCATGCGCCAGGTATCGGCCGAGGAACTGGTCGAGATGGACCGCCAGTCGCTGCGTTGTGCGGCCGAGCTCGCCGATGCACGCGCGGACGTGCTGGCGTATGCCTGCTTGGTCGCCGTCATGGTGCAGGGGCCGGGCGCACATCGCCGGATCGAGGAGCGACTCGCCGCGGTGTTGCGCGAGAACAAGTCGAACGCGCCGATTGTGTCCAGTGCCGGTGCCCTGATCGATACGCTCAACCGGCTCAAGGCCAAGCGCATTGCGGTCGTCGCACCCTACATGCCGCCGCTGACCCAGGCCGTCATCGACTACATCCAAGCCGAAGGCATCACCACCGTGGCTGCGCGCAGCCTGTCGGAGCCCGACAACTTTGAAGTGGGTTGCATATCGGGTGAGCGCGTCGAGGCCGCTGTCGACGAGCTGGATCTGACCAAGGCGGACGTATTGGTACTGTCCGCCTGCGTGCAGATGCCTTCGCTCGGCATTCTGGAGAAGGTGCAGGGCCGCAGCCCCATTCCCGTGATCACTGCGGCGTCTTGCACGTCCGCAGCCCTTCTCAGTGCGCTGGGTCAGGATGCCAGCGTGATTCCAGGCGGTGCCGGGCAAGCCTGGAGCCAATAG
- a CDS encoding long-chain fatty acid--CoA ligase: MSATMMDFPLSVGHLFRHGSRVHGASQVTTWSPHGAQRASFAQVAERAGCLANLLSRIGVNPGSVVGTLAWNHQAHLEAYLAVPSMGAVLHTLNLRLSQDELSYIVNHGEDEVILCDGSLLPLLGAIADRLPKLRTIIVIGEAAASADGVQWGAIKIAGDYETLLAKEESAFDWPDIDERAPAAMCYTSGTTGNPKGVVYSHRSQVLHAMSINAASNFAITDRDKVLVIVPLFHASAWGTPYGGWMAGADFLLPQQYLQAPHLAAMIEEERPSFSAAVPTIWSDLLTFADQNPVDLSSMREVISGGAAVPRALIERFRNRFGVPMTQGWGMTECSPLAALARPPARVSEKSELDYRAHTGRVIPGVELRIVDDAGAVLPWDGEAAGEIQLKGAWVTGAYFGGDGADKFVDGWLRTGDVGTVDPAGFVQLLDRAKDIVKSGGEWISSVALENALMGHADVVEAAVIAIPDARWGERPLPCVVLRQGTETAAGDLHEWLSPHFPKWWLPEQWAFVDAVPRTSVGKFDKKALRKRYNEQDLKAERLLNE, encoded by the coding sequence ATCAGCGCAACAATGATGGACTTTCCGTTGTCCGTCGGGCACTTGTTCCGGCACGGGAGCCGGGTGCATGGCGCCAGCCAGGTCACCACATGGTCACCGCACGGCGCGCAACGTGCGAGCTTTGCGCAGGTCGCGGAGCGGGCTGGCTGCCTCGCCAATCTGCTGTCGCGCATCGGTGTAAACCCCGGCAGTGTGGTCGGCACCCTAGCCTGGAATCACCAAGCCCACCTTGAGGCCTATCTGGCGGTGCCGTCGATGGGCGCTGTCCTGCATACCCTGAACCTGCGCCTTTCGCAGGACGAGTTGAGCTACATAGTCAACCACGGCGAAGATGAAGTGATTCTCTGTGACGGTTCGCTGCTGCCGCTGTTGGGCGCTATCGCCGACCGCTTGCCCAAACTGCGGACGATCATCGTGATCGGCGAGGCGGCCGCGAGTGCGGACGGCGTCCAGTGGGGCGCCATCAAGATCGCGGGCGACTACGAAACCCTGCTCGCGAAGGAAGAGTCAGCATTCGACTGGCCCGATATTGATGAGCGCGCGCCGGCGGCGATGTGCTACACCAGCGGCACCACGGGCAACCCCAAGGGCGTCGTCTACAGTCATCGCTCCCAGGTGCTGCATGCGATGTCGATCAACGCGGCGTCCAACTTCGCGATCACCGATCGTGACAAGGTGCTTGTGATCGTGCCGCTGTTCCATGCCAGCGCTTGGGGCACGCCCTATGGCGGCTGGATGGCGGGTGCTGATTTTCTGTTGCCGCAGCAGTATCTGCAGGCGCCGCATCTGGCGGCGATGATTGAGGAGGAGCGCCCGAGTTTCTCTGCCGCTGTGCCGACGATCTGGAGCGATCTGCTGACATTCGCTGACCAGAATCCGGTCGATCTGTCGTCGATGCGCGAAGTCATCTCTGGTGGAGCGGCAGTCCCGCGTGCGCTGATCGAACGTTTCCGGAACCGCTTCGGTGTCCCGATGACCCAGGGTTGGGGAATGACGGAGTGCAGCCCGCTCGCGGCGCTGGCGCGGCCTCCGGCGCGCGTCTCGGAGAAGTCAGAGCTGGACTATCGCGCACACACGGGGCGTGTGATTCCCGGTGTGGAGCTGCGCATCGTCGACGACGCGGGCGCCGTTCTGCCTTGGGACGGCGAGGCTGCGGGTGAGATCCAGCTCAAAGGTGCCTGGGTGACCGGTGCCTACTTTGGGGGAGATGGCGCGGACAAGTTCGTGGACGGCTGGCTGCGCACCGGCGACGTCGGCACGGTCGATCCTGCCGGATTTGTCCAGCTCCTCGATCGCGCCAAGGATATCGTCAAGTCCGGCGGCGAATGGATTTCATCCGTTGCGCTGGAGAATGCGCTGATGGGACATGCCGATGTTGTCGAGGCCGCCGTCATTGCCATTCCCGATGCCCGTTGGGGTGAGCGTCCTTTGCCCTGCGTGGTGCTGCGGCAGGGCACGGAGACTGCTGCGGGAGATCTGCATGAATGGCTATCCCCGCACTTTCCGAAATGGTGGCTGCCGGAGCAGTGGGCTTTCGTCGACGCGGTGCCGCGCACGAGCGTTGGCAAGTTCGACAAGAAGGCTTTGCGCAAGCGTTACAACGAACAGGACCTAAAAGCCGAGCGTCTACTAAATGAATAG
- a CDS encoding 2-oxo acid dehydrogenase subunit E2, with amino-acid sequence MEVLLKSLPPWPSQDFSAYGETEIKKLPRVQALTAAFLSRNWIAIPHVTHHDEVDVTEMEAWRGAWNAKTQGPRLTPLIPVIKAVIAALKLFPQFNASVDVEGGRLILKKYFHIGIAAETPAGLLVPVVRDCDRKSVAEIAAEIAATAEKARTRGLSMAEMSGGCFSISSLGHIGGTAFTPIINAPEVAILGMTKIQLRAVQDDEGGIAWRKLLPLSLSYDHRVINGADAARFTRYLGDMLAAPESLMP; translated from the coding sequence ATGGAAGTCTTGCTGAAGTCGCTGCCGCCCTGGCCGAGCCAGGATTTCTCGGCGTACGGCGAGACCGAGATCAAGAAGCTGCCGCGGGTTCAGGCGCTCACGGCTGCCTTTCTCTCTCGTAACTGGATCGCCATTCCCCACGTCACGCATCATGACGAGGTGGATGTCACGGAAATGGAAGCCTGGCGCGGCGCCTGGAATGCGAAGACGCAAGGTCCCAGGTTGACGCCTTTGATCCCGGTTATTAAAGCGGTGATCGCTGCGCTCAAGCTGTTTCCGCAATTCAACGCCTCGGTTGATGTCGAGGGCGGCCGGCTCATCCTGAAGAAGTATTTTCACATAGGCATCGCGGCCGAAACGCCGGCTGGACTGCTGGTGCCCGTGGTACGAGACTGCGATCGAAAAAGTGTGGCCGAGATTGCGGCCGAGATTGCCGCCACGGCGGAGAAGGCTCGTACGCGCGGATTGTCGATGGCGGAAATGTCGGGTGGTTGCTTTTCCATCAGCAGCCTCGGGCACATTGGTGGGACGGCATTCACGCCGATCATCAACGCGCCCGAGGTTGCCATTCTCGGCATGACGAAGATTCAGTTGCGCGCCGTTCAGGACGACGAAGGCGGGATTGCCTGGCGCAAGCTGCTGCCACTCTCGCTGAGCTACGATCATCGCGTGATCAACGGGGCTGACGCGGCGCGTTTCACGCGCTACTTGGGCGACATGCTCGCCGCCCCCGAGAGTCTGATGCCCTAA
- a CDS encoding acyl-CoA dehydrogenase family protein has translation MDFAYSRRTQDLLARVNSFMEAHVLPAESVFFAEVEANRRAGNAWQAAEITEQLKEKAKAAGLWNLFLPEAELGAGLSNLEYAPLAEAMGRTPIGPEAFNCSAPDTGNMEVLARYGSHEQQERWLKPLLAGEIRSCFAMTEPEVASSDATNIASRIERDGDEYVINGRKWWTSGANDPRCKIAIFMGKSDPDNTDRHRQQSMILVPMDTPGLTVLRHLPVFGYDDAPHGHAEILFDNVRVPVSNMLLGEGRGFEIAQGRLGPGRIHHCMRLIGLAERALQLMCRRAMVREAFGKPVSAQTVTQERIAESRIMIDQARYLTLNAAWKMDAVGNKAAAKEIGMIKVAAPTMACKVIDWAIQVHGGGGVSDDFPLAYAYACARTLRFADGPDEVHRNQIAKRELAAYR, from the coding sequence ATGGATTTCGCATATTCCCGACGGACGCAGGACCTGCTAGCACGCGTCAATTCGTTCATGGAGGCGCACGTGCTCCCGGCCGAGTCCGTGTTCTTCGCCGAGGTTGAAGCCAACCGCCGCGCCGGCAACGCTTGGCAGGCTGCGGAAATCACGGAGCAGCTCAAGGAAAAGGCCAAGGCCGCAGGCTTGTGGAACCTGTTCCTGCCCGAGGCCGAGCTCGGTGCCGGACTGTCGAATCTCGAATACGCGCCGTTGGCCGAGGCCATGGGGCGCACGCCGATCGGGCCGGAAGCGTTCAACTGTAGCGCGCCGGACACCGGCAACATGGAGGTGCTGGCACGCTACGGCAGCCACGAACAACAGGAACGCTGGCTCAAGCCCCTGCTTGCCGGCGAGATCCGTTCCTGCTTCGCGATGACTGAGCCCGAGGTCGCGTCCAGCGACGCCACCAATATCGCCTCACGCATCGAGCGCGACGGCGACGAGTATGTGATCAACGGTCGCAAGTGGTGGACTTCGGGCGCCAATGATCCGCGCTGCAAGATCGCGATCTTCATGGGCAAAAGCGACCCGGACAATACCGACCGTCACCGCCAGCAGTCGATGATCCTGGTGCCGATGGATACACCAGGCCTCACCGTGTTGCGCCACCTGCCCGTATTCGGCTACGACGATGCGCCACACGGTCATGCCGAAATCCTCTTCGACAATGTGCGTGTCCCTGTTTCGAACATGTTGCTCGGCGAAGGGCGCGGATTCGAAATCGCCCAGGGCCGCTTGGGTCCGGGTCGCATTCACCACTGCATGCGCTTGATCGGACTGGCCGAGCGCGCGTTGCAGCTGATGTGCCGCCGCGCAATGGTGCGCGAGGCTTTCGGCAAGCCGGTGTCGGCACAGACCGTAACGCAGGAACGCATCGCCGAATCACGGATCATGATCGACCAGGCGCGCTACCTGACCTTGAACGCAGCCTGGAAGATGGATGCCGTGGGCAACAAGGCCGCCGCCAAGGAGATCGGCATGATCAAGGTGGCTGCTCCGACCATGGCCTGCAAGGTCATCGACTGGGCCATACAGGTACACGGCGGCGGCGGCGTCAGCGATGATTTTCCGCTGGCCTATGCCTACGCTTGCGCGCGCACCCTGCGATTTGCCGACGGCCCCGACGAGGTGCATCGCAACCAGATTGCCAAGCGAGAGCTCGCGGCGTATCGCTGA
- a CDS encoding phosphotransferase: MNTVRGTHRFDGARLTDFIERTLGLRGALNVRQFEGGQSNPTYFLEMGGKRMVMRRKPSGPLLPSAHAVDREYRVIRALEDSGVPVAKALALCEDESVVGTMFYLMEHVDGRIWWDPRLPDLSNEERSAVFDEMSRVVAALHQVDYAACGLGDYGKVGNYVERQINRWSKQYLAAETQPIEAMHRLIEWLPKHRPSDDATSIVHGDYRVDNLIFHPTEPRVLAVLDWELSTLGHPLVDFAYHAMYWRIPNAMMRGLGDVDLAALGIPNEADYLARYCRRTGRSGVEGWDYYIVFNLFRVAAILQGIAKRAEQGNAASTAAVDMGSRALPIAEIAWVQAQRLTG; this comes from the coding sequence ATGAATACGGTTCGCGGCACACATCGCTTTGACGGGGCACGGCTAACAGATTTCATCGAACGCACGCTGGGCTTACGAGGCGCCCTGAACGTGCGCCAGTTCGAAGGCGGCCAGTCCAATCCGACCTACTTTCTGGAGATGGGCGGCAAGCGCATGGTAATGCGCCGCAAGCCGTCCGGCCCCCTGCTGCCGTCGGCACACGCCGTGGATCGGGAGTACCGCGTGATCCGCGCGCTCGAAGACAGCGGCGTGCCGGTGGCCAAGGCGCTGGCGCTGTGCGAGGACGAGTCCGTCGTCGGCACGATGTTCTATCTGATGGAGCACGTTGATGGCCGAATCTGGTGGGACCCGCGCCTGCCCGACCTTTCAAACGAAGAACGCTCCGCGGTCTTCGACGAGATGAGTCGCGTCGTCGCAGCCCTGCATCAGGTGGACTACGCAGCCTGCGGCCTGGGCGACTACGGCAAGGTCGGCAACTACGTAGAGCGCCAGATCAACCGTTGGAGCAAGCAGTATCTGGCTGCGGAAACGCAGCCGATCGAAGCCATGCATCGGCTGATCGAGTGGCTGCCCAAGCACCGGCCGAGCGACGACGCCACCAGCATCGTCCACGGCGACTACCGGGTCGACAACCTGATCTTTCATCCGACCGAACCGCGCGTTCTCGCTGTACTGGATTGGGAGCTGTCGACGCTGGGTCACCCTCTTGTCGACTTCGCCTACCACGCCATGTACTGGCGCATACCCAACGCGATGATGCGCGGCCTCGGCGACGTTGATCTCGCGGCGCTCGGCATCCCCAACGAAGCCGACTATCTCGCGCGCTATTGCCGACGAACCGGGCGCAGCGGTGTCGAGGGCTGGGATTACTACATCGTGTTCAATCTGTTCCGCGTCGCTGCGATTCTCCAGGGCATCGCCAAACGCGCCGAACAAGGCAACGCCGCCAGTACCGCGGCGGTGGACATGGGCAGCCGCGCGCTTCCGATAGCCGAGATCGCCTGGGTACAGGCGCAGCGCCTGACGGGCTGA
- a CDS encoding SDR family oxidoreductase: protein MSIKSLLDLSGRVALITGGSRGLGLQMAEALGEMGARAVITARRAQELDEARIHLEARGIEAMPLVTDLSDLESIPTLVDQVMQHFGQIDILLNNAGTTWGAPAETHPLDRWQSVVNLNLTSVFRLTQEVGTRSMLPRSYGRIVNIASIAGLVGNPRDIQRTLAYNASKGGVVSMTRALAAEWGIHGITVNAICPGFFHSKMADQLIERNLPKILESTPMNRIGSDDDLMGLAVLLASDASRHITGQAIAVDGGATAI, encoded by the coding sequence ATGAGCATCAAATCCCTACTGGATCTGTCGGGGCGGGTTGCACTAATTACCGGTGGTTCACGTGGCTTGGGCCTGCAAATGGCCGAGGCCTTGGGCGAGATGGGCGCGCGCGCGGTCATCACGGCGCGAAGGGCGCAGGAACTGGACGAGGCGCGGATTCACCTGGAGGCGCGGGGCATCGAAGCCATGCCGTTGGTTACGGACCTGTCGGATTTGGAATCGATCCCCACCCTGGTCGATCAGGTCATGCAGCACTTCGGACAAATCGACATCCTCCTTAACAACGCCGGCACAACTTGGGGCGCACCGGCAGAGACGCATCCGCTTGATCGCTGGCAGAGCGTAGTCAATCTGAATCTGACCAGCGTGTTCCGCCTGACGCAGGAGGTCGGCACACGCTCGATGCTGCCGCGCAGTTACGGGCGCATCGTCAACATCGCCTCCATCGCCGGCCTGGTCGGCAACCCAAGGGACATTCAGCGCACCCTCGCCTACAACGCGAGCAAGGGAGGCGTCGTCAGCATGACCCGTGCGCTGGCAGCCGAATGGGGCATCCACGGCATCACCGTCAACGCCATCTGTCCCGGTTTCTTCCACAGCAAGATGGCCGATCAGCTGATCGAGCGAAACCTGCCCAAGATTCTCGAATCTACTCCAATGAACCGCATTGGCAGCGACGACGACCTCATGGGTCTGGCCGTGCTGCTGGCGTCGGATGCCTCACGCCACATCACCGGCCAGGCCATCGCAGTGGATGGCGGCGCCACTGCAATCTAG